The nucleotide window ttgcatatttttatttctatatatatactaacatattaaaataatgttataacaatataaataatcaaagcaacgataataaaattaaaataaaaaatagcaaactAAGTAATAACAGTATTTTAAAGCATATGCATTGTTCAAAGATATAGTAAAGAAATAACAAAAACCAAGTTGCATAATTCTGtacaataagaaataaaaatatctctaatcAGAGTATAAACtagacataaattaaaaataaaataaacatgacATGAGGTGCATCATTCCGACTCAATGTGTGGCACAGAATCAGATAAGGTAGGTACTTCATCACTGTATTTCTGTTGTAGAAATCTGTAAAGAGTTGCCACTTGACCTTTAGCTTCTTGAAGTTGCTTTTCTAATTCTGCAACATGCTGTTGCGATACACTGCTAGAACCTCCGCATATTGCCCCTCCAAAGATGCGCTTTGACTTGCCAAAACCACTGGGATATGCAGCATTACTAAAGCCACGTACACGCTTACCATTCTCAGGACCGCAAACTTTTCCAATTGCATCATCCGGATGAGCCAAGACCTTTGAATGAATACCTTCAGCGGCAGCACGCTCTTGGTCTTCAGACAAATGCTCTGCTATCTTTTCCTACAAACAAATGCACATCGTATTGGAGTAAAGTATTGACATAATCAagacatattaaaaaatatacagccatataaaatataattgagaCACTCACAGCTAATCGTTGTCCTTCCCCGCTTACATAACTCCCATCTTTCTTTAGCAAAGTTGATACAATAACCTCGCTTCGACATACAGGCCTTCCCAATTTTTTTTCCTgatacaataaataaaatattaaagttaatcTCAAATTTAGTTAAAACTGCTAATTTTatagtaatagtaataataaaaaaaaattaccatcTGAGTTGCTCTTCTAGCATTGCTTTTACTTCCACCGGCGTGTGAAACTATAAGCCTCTCACGATTTCTGGCATTTTGCAAACATTGTTTCTATAATTTTCAAGAATAAGAAACAAGTAAATAAATGTTAAGAGATAGCCattataaatattcaataaaaaaataaaaaaacatagatTAATTATTTACCTTTGTTTTAGGATCCATATAATGATCCACAAAAGCAGTCCATTCAACAGGCGGTATGTCTGAGGGATTCGTAGCCAGAATTTTTGCCTTTCTTTTGTTAGGAAAGAAGTATTCTCCCCGTAAATTATACTTATGGGCCATCCATCTATCACCTAAGGTCCTCAGAGCCCATTTGACGCCAGCAgcataatcaaactcaaaattttccttaaaatatttcataaacgagatcaattattaaaaactatgCAATTTGATTACCATACTGCATATTATATCTTAGaaagataatattaaaaaaaagacttTTTAAAGCTAATCCTAACCCATGCTTACTGTAGTTTATCCAATTCTGAAACATTCATAACAGTGTACTATAACACAATGTTCTGTCAAATAGCTGTCTAGCCCCAACAGCAgatatttgaaaagaaaaaaaattcagaaaatgaATGATGCAAAACAAAGGCTTATTATAAGTTTTTACAATGAACATTCTTGCTGTAATGTGATCATAAACATGTTTGACCAAAAACACGAAGGAATCCAATATACAAACCTAATTGCAAAAAGACTGACCACCTCAAATACATAGCCCCTTTTGAATTCTGCTAGGGTAGAGCTaaagtttttcttgttttaattttattagtttttatcaaACTGAGACAGGTATATATTTTAACAAAGTTATCCTCTCAAGTATTTCTAATTCCaaattttcatttcacaacattCATGACAATAGCAATTGGAACGGGAAAATAAATCCAGGAAGTGTCTCCCAACTCCTAAGAATGAAATGCAACCAACTTAACCTGCAGCAGTACCTGTTTAATACTTAATCAATTCATAAATCATAGAGCAATGGCATCTTGTTAAACATTACTTAAAGTACCTCCAAATGAATCTATCTACACCAAGATTTCAGCTCTTACACAATTTCTTTTTAAcaagaaataacaataataaacagaaaatgcAAACCTAAATATAGGCAAGCTAGGAGCTAAATTAGGATGACaacaatttaataaaaatgcaCATCAAAGTAAAAAAAACTTACTTTAATAAGTTCCCATTGTCTTTTTGTGTTATCTTATCCCATCTTATCCCATCTTTTGCAGTGATCGTTGGGGGAATAGCCAATTTTGCAACTTATGCAATTGCACATGTGAttcttgtaaaaaataattgtagTTGCTTTCTTGTTGCATACCATTGGTTATGAgcatgaaagcagtaggaatgGTTTTGAAGCTTACATTTGAAGGCACAAATCAATTCTAGGAATTTCTGAGCTGATTTTTTACAATGATCTTGTTAGGACGTTATATTTTACAGATTAACTACGTGAACAAGGTATCATATTTAGCAGTGATGATGTAATGTATTCTGTTTGCTGCATATTTGAGAATTAGAAATAGAGTCATCTCTGCTGTTTGTAGAATTCTCAGAATATTCATCTCCGGTTTAGATGAATATGTCTATGGCTTTTTCTGAATTAACAATAGTATGCAGTCTCCCTCTTTCACAACGTTAATGTTATATACTATTTTCATTTATGGAATTGACAACATTACTATTAATATCaagtataaataaaaatgttcacatggaaaataaaagaaagtagaaaacaaagcatagaaaagcatagtaaattgaattggaaattTCAAGTACTTCATACATTGATGATCGAAAACCAAATGTGACATTAAACATAAAGAATAAGCCTATATAAAATTGGATCAGGAAACTAACAGAGCTAAAGAACTAATAATATAGTGGACTTATGTTAAACGAAACTAAATTAGAAGCACACTAGACATAATATTCTCCTGGATACCAAATTTCACAAAATTGTCTAGCCTTTTCACGAGCAATAGGATCCAAATTATCCTTCCAGAATGGTTTTTTGTTGAGATCAAAATCTTTTACCGCAGTCTGGGTCTCTGGTGATTCAGTTGTAGAGCGAATATAtcctttcttttgaaaaaacCTTGCAATGTATTGTTTAATGATGATTAATTGTTTTCGACGTGTCCACTCAAACTCGCATGATGGCTTGGTTTTAACGCTTGTCTACATACATAAAAAAATGCACTATTTTATCTACAGTGTTATATATAGGTGTGAGCAAACAGTTTTGAAAATAGTAAAAAGGaaataacaatatatttttgttaccTTTAGATCCATTAGTATAACATCTGCATCCCATTCagaagaaatagtaaaatatgGAAATCCATGCTTTTGCAGATACTGCACGCTAAGTGCATATATCTCCTACAAAATTATTCAAACAGGCCGAATAATTATAGAGAATTATTAAATGATAACATTATGTTAAATTGGATAATAAAACACATATAGAATATTAAAAGCAGAAAACCTCTGTAATAGAATCCATTGGGGTATTAGTGTAGAATGCATGTGAGAAGGGCGACTTTTCACAGATATTGGTGTGAGCATTGAGTGCTATCAGCCAAGAATGCACATTAATCTTGTTACACAAGTATTGGAGGTCACATCGAGTGCGTGTTGCAACGAGGAGAATGGAGAAGCAGAAGCCATCTCCGATGCAAACTTGATGCTTCCACAGCATTCAAGCAAATCGCGCTCTTCCATAGTAATCCAAGTTGAATTTTTGTTGCAAGGTCGTGCAATTGTCATTTTGTGTGACCTACTTagcaacaaatacatcaagttTTGAAAGCataattagtaatatttttcataattaggACAATTAATCAGATTCATATAAAcaaatcaaaaatttaaaaattactagAATATACTGACAAAAAATTAGTTCTCATTCACTTCACACCCCAATTCAAATTATACTCTTTATCAAGAGTTAAAGATGGAATTCAAGACCGAATATAAACCTGacaatgaaaaatttttttgcatattttttattatttgtatttcttacctttttattttttattatttatttatggtaGAGTTAAATTTGGATTTACATACTTAAAGAACACAGACACTAGTCATAACAATCATCACTTTCAACACTACAATAATAATCCATCGTGTATATGAAAAGAAtaagtaatttaaaaaattagtttcttTTA belongs to Arachis duranensis cultivar V14167 chromosome 8, aradu.V14167.gnm2.J7QH, whole genome shotgun sequence and includes:
- the LOC107462351 gene encoding uncharacterized protein LOC107462351; this translates as MAHKYNLRGEYFFPNKRKAKILATNPSDIPPVEWTAFVDHYMDPKTKKQCLQNARNRERLIVSHAGGSKSNARRATQMEKKLGRPVCRSEVIVSTLLKKDGSYVSGEGQRLAEKIAEHLSEDQERAAAEGIHSKVLAHPDDAIGKVCGPENGKRVRGFSNAAYPSGFGKSKRIFGGAICGGSSSVSQQHVAELEKQLQEAKGQVATLYRFLQQKYSDEVPTLSDSVPHIESE